In one window of Erwinia tasmaniensis Et1/99 DNA:
- the zipA gene encoding cell division protein ZipA, whose amino-acid sequence MMQDLRLILIVVGAIAIIALLLHGLWTSRKERSSVFRDRPHKRLKQNREEAFEDDEEGVGEVRTHRASAEAPEPSLGELDPGDTPPRHGKAQPVPERPEPKVEEPSGEDPLFSGEPPHASRARPETHKPDQPETSHIAAPAAAETAPAPAEPAQKTPEPQSQPKQKETVLVLHVSAHAGGSINGEALLQGVLQAGFQFGEMNIFHRHLNPAGSGPVLFSLANMVKPGSFNPENMSEFSTPGVSIFMMVPSYGDAHQNFKLMLQSAQRIADDVGGVVLDDERRMMTPQKLETYKARIRDVIDANSH is encoded by the coding sequence CGCGATCGCCATAATAGCGCTTTTACTGCACGGCCTGTGGACCAGCCGTAAAGAGCGCTCATCCGTTTTTCGCGATCGCCCGCACAAGCGTTTAAAACAGAACAGAGAAGAAGCTTTCGAGGATGACGAAGAAGGCGTGGGGGAAGTGCGTACGCACCGCGCCTCCGCCGAAGCGCCGGAGCCTTCCCTGGGGGAATTGGATCCCGGAGACACGCCGCCGCGTCACGGTAAAGCGCAGCCCGTGCCGGAACGCCCAGAGCCGAAGGTCGAAGAGCCGTCAGGTGAGGACCCGCTGTTCAGTGGTGAGCCGCCGCACGCCTCTCGTGCGCGCCCCGAAACGCATAAGCCGGATCAGCCGGAAACCAGCCATATAGCGGCTCCTGCTGCCGCAGAGACTGCGCCAGCACCAGCCGAGCCGGCTCAGAAAACGCCTGAACCCCAGTCGCAGCCTAAACAGAAAGAGACCGTCCTGGTGCTCCACGTTTCGGCTCACGCCGGCGGTAGCATCAACGGTGAAGCGCTGTTGCAGGGCGTATTGCAGGCAGGGTTCCAGTTTGGTGAGATGAATATCTTCCATCGTCACCTGAATCCGGCAGGCAGCGGCCCGGTGCTGTTCAGCCTGGCGAATATGGTGAAGCCGGGGTCGTTTAACCCAGAAAATATGTCTGAATTCTCTACCCCCGGCGTGTCCATCTTTATGATGGTGCCGTCTTATGGTGATGCTCATCAAAACTTTAAGCTGATGCTGCAATCCGCACAGCGAATCGCTGATGATGTGGGTGGCGTGGTACTTGACGATGAGCGTCGTATGATGACGCCGCAAAAGCTGGAGACGTATAAAGCACGTATCCGTGACGTCATCGACGCTAACAGTCACTAA